In the genome of Qipengyuania seohaensis, one region contains:
- the tsaE gene encoding tRNA (adenosine(37)-N6)-threonylcarbamoyltransferase complex ATPase subunit type 1 TsaE, whose product MIVDLPDLAAMDAFGARIAAKLQPGDVVALSGGLGAGKTTLARAIIAALGHEGEVPSPTFTIVETYDHLRVPLVHADFYRLDDPSEAEEIGLDDYREGAALLAEWPDHAGGFSHETTCLEITLETVGENGGEGRRAVVNAGEAWQSRKP is encoded by the coding sequence GTGATAGTCGACCTGCCCGATCTTGCAGCCATGGATGCATTCGGCGCCAGGATTGCTGCAAAGTTGCAACCGGGCGATGTCGTGGCGTTGTCGGGAGGGCTGGGCGCGGGCAAGACCACGCTCGCCCGGGCGATCATCGCGGCGCTTGGTCACGAAGGCGAGGTGCCTTCGCCGACCTTCACCATCGTCGAAACCTACGACCATCTACGCGTGCCGCTCGTCCATGCGGATTTCTATCGCCTAGATGATCCCTCGGAAGCCGAAGAAATCGGCCTCGACGATTACCGCGAAGGCGCTGCGCTGCTCGCCGAATGGCCCGACCATGCAGGCGGATTTTCGCATGAGACGACCTGCCTCGAAATCACGCTGGAAACGGTGGGAGAAAATGGGGGTGAGGGGCGCAGGGCCGTTGTTAATGCAGGCGAAGCTTGGCAAAGCCGGAAGCCATGA